In the genome of Microtus pennsylvanicus isolate mMicPen1 chromosome X, mMicPen1.hap1, whole genome shotgun sequence, the window GAACACACACATATTGCATACACACAATGAAAGTGAGCACAGCTCCTAAAACATGAAGTAGACCTCAATGTAGTGAATAGTGATGATGCAAAGTTCTATGAGCAAAGTAATTCAGGTATGAAATAGAGGTCAAAATATTATGTCTGGGTAAAATTGTCACTCAGATATGATGATGCACATACCTGCCTTGTTCTCTTTAGGTAAAGAGTATAGAACTTCTGAGAATTGGTTCACAAGAGCATCTGGTTGGTGGACTGTTGtgtgagcagcggggctgcgtcctgccacccggctagctttacacccaaaataattacacggaaactgtattcttttaaacactgcttggaccattagttttaacctcttattggctagctctttcatattgatctaacccatttctaatattctgtgtagcaccacgagctggcttaccaggaaagatcttaacctgcatctgtctggagtgggagaatcatggcgactgacttaCTCTGCTgttttttccccagcattctgtctgtctactccacctacctaattttctgtcctatcagggccaagacagtctctttatttaaccaatgaaattaacacaaaacaggagactctcccccatcagtggACCATATTCTGAATTCTTGCCACTGGGAAATGCTGAATATACTCCCATCCTGATATATTATTGTGTGTAGTATGTGCACTATTATATGTGGAAATGCTGGATCTATTACAGCACTCTTCTCCccatcaaaaaaaattaagagacagTTGCTCTTTGGAAAATCAGCTCATGGACACTTTGATGCAGACTTAAGGCCATCTTCCTGGattctttatttgtgtttttttttgttttttttttgtttgtttgttttttgcacaGAAGGTCATCTTCTTTAGACAGGGGATAAACAAGGCTGCCTGGCCCAGAGAGCCTGGTTACCAAGGGCCAAGCTACAACAGACATCAAGAAGATACAATGAAAGGGGCAGCTGTCAGATTTGGTCTTCAACTTGGAGGTGGACAAATGCTGACTACAGGAAGGGAAACAGTGGAAATGTGGGGTACTAGATGACTGGGTTGGGGGGAAGGCACTTGGCTTAGTCTCCTGTCCCCACCCATGCAAGAGCTGGTTGTTCCTCGCCTTTCAGTGGCCCAGAGGCTGTTCCTGGTTGAGCCTCTGGAAGAAGCTTTTGTCAAACTCGTACGTGCTGATCATGATGGCACAGGAGGGAGCAGCCTTGATGATCCTTGGGAGGAAACCTGCAAAGAGTCCCCTGGTGCCCGATTCAGCTCGGATTCTTCGAAGCAGGAGCCAGGTGGAATCAACTCTTGGGGGCTTCACTCTCATGGCCTCCACTGCTCCCAGTGCGATCTGCCGCTGGGTCTTCACCACATCGAAGGGTAGAGCGAGGGTGGCAGCTACCATTCCTGAGATGCCACCAGCCACAAAGCTGACGCCCACGGATGTCTGGTCCTTTGGTCTTAGCCCGTTCAGCCAGCTCTTCACCAGCTCGTAGTTGAACCAGTACAGAGCTGAGAAGGGCACATCTCGAAGGGCTGTGGGACCCCAGCCCAGCCACAGTGAGCGCCAGCCCCCCTGGGTCACCGAAGCTTGAACACAGGTAGCCAGTTCCCGGTATGACACGTGCTGAGCCTGTAGCTTGGTCTGCACAAGCTCCAAGGGGCTGATCACTGTCACAGTGCCCATGCGAGCGAGGGCACCAGCAACCATGGGtgcgtagaggtcagaggtcaaggacTGACCACATAGGAAAGCCTTGAGTTGGTCGTAGGCAGTGAAGTAGAAGGCAGTAGCTGGCACAGTCATCACCAAGGTGGCTGGGAGGCCGCTCCACAGGGTCCTAGTGCCCTCATGCCTCACGATCTTCACAAAGGCATCCAAGGTGCCAGTGAATCGGGTCGGATCCTGAAACCAGGTGGCACAGCGAGGGCCGTTGGGGCACAGGTACAGGGGCTCCAGGACACCATTGCAGTAGAGGAGACACTTCCATTTGGTGTAAGAGAGACTCCAGAATCTGGAAGGAGTTGTCAATTCACTGGCTACTGAGGGCCTCTGAGACTGAAGGCGGACTTTCACCACATCCAGGGGTGTCATGAAGAGGGAGGTGACCACAGCCCCAGCTCCTGAGGCCACCATTTGCTGAAGGGGGCTAATGCCCCCAGGATCCTGATCATCCATCTTGGAGGTTCAATCCTGGCTCTGAGCCAGTGCTTGCGCCCGCGCCGCGCCAGGGGCCTGGCGGGCCCATAGCGGCTCCGCTGCCGGTGCAGGGTCCGCGCGTGCCCGCTCCGCACAGCTGCCGCCTAGgaggtttatttgtgtttttgttttgaaacattttcatagaaaaaaattttacCAGTTTTTTACTTATGTGACTCCTGTCTACTAATACTGGAAAATAATACTATTTCAAATCTATTCTCTCAAAATAAtaacattattattaataataacaaaataatccaTTTCATAATTCAATATAAGAATTCATGTTTTCTGAAAAAGTACTTATAGTTAATATCCAGTCATGATGTTGCTACT includes:
- the LOC142841285 gene encoding mitochondrial glutathione transporter SLC25A39-like isoform X2 encodes the protein MVSWSPCTCAPTALAVPPGFRIRPDSLAPWMPFGLPATLVMTVPATAFYFTAYDQLKAFLCGQSLTSDLYAPMVAGALARMGTVTVISPLELVQTKLQAQHVSYRELATCVQASVTQGGWRSLWLGWGPTALRDVPFSALYWFNYELVKSWLNGLRPKDQTSVGVSFVAGGISGMVAATLALPFDVVKTQRQIALGAVEAMRVKPPRVDSTWLLLRRIRAESGTRGLFAGFLPRIIKAAPSCAIMISTYEFDKSFFQRLNQEQPLGH
- the LOC142841285 gene encoding mitochondrial glutathione transporter SLC25A39-like isoform X1; its protein translation is MDDQDPGGISPLQQMVASGAGAVVTSLFMTPLDVVKVRLQSQRPSVASELTTPSRFWSLSYTKWKCLLYCNGVLEPLYLCPNGPRCATWFQDPTRFTGTLDAFVKIVRHEGTRTLWSGLPATLVMTVPATAFYFTAYDQLKAFLCGQSLTSDLYAPMVAGALARMGTVTVISPLELVQTKLQAQHVSYRELATCVQASVTQGGWRSLWLGWGPTALRDVPFSALYWFNYELVKSWLNGLRPKDQTSVGVSFVAGGISGMVAATLALPFDVVKTQRQIALGAVEAMRVKPPRVDSTWLLLRRIRAESGTRGLFAGFLPRIIKAAPSCAIMISTYEFDKSFFQRLNQEQPLGH